GCGTCACGGCTGGTCAACGGCTACCATTACTGCTGGTACGCAAACCCCCCTAATCAGTTGGCCAGCACATGTTTCCCCAGGTACTGAGCCATACATTTTCTTTACGACGCAATTGGGTAATGAGCTTGCCTTGATACCCAAACTTTCTACCGCCCTGACCACGCAATATCTCATCCAGGTTTCCTGTCAAGTGGACACACGACCTACCGTTCTGACAGCTTGCTCTTATATTTGCCCCATTATCCACGACATCGTACCGGGTTGTAAAAACTAATAGACTTCCGTCTTGAACTGGTTGGCCCGCATCAGTCGTGAATGCGCTTTTTGCCAACCACCTGGATGGCTAAATCTATCGTTACTTGCGAGTGAATCTAGTGCTCGCGCAGGTATGCCATTTCCTGCGAATCTATTCCTCAAGCATTCTATATTTTTTGCCATCTATTAACGCGTCTAGATCAATATCTAACTCATCTTTCtaatctcatcatcactaGGTACGAGTCATTGTTATCATCCGTCAGCAACCTCTGACCTTCCCTGGGCCGACCTGGGTCACGGTCGCACCCCGCAGCCATGTTGGAAGGCTTGGTCGCAAACCTGCTCAATCGCTTTTTGGGCTATTATGTCAAGAATTTCGATGCAAAACAATTGAACATCGGTATCTGGTCCGGCGATGTCAAGCTTCGCAACCTGGAGCTGCGACGGGAGGCTCTTGATCAACTACATCTTCCGTTAAATGTCGTCGAAGGCCACCTCGGCGAGCTCACCCTGTCTATACCCTGGTCTAATCTGAGAGGGAAACCGGTCAAAGTTGAAATCGAAGATGTGTTTCTCCTAGCAGCCCCGAAGGAAGATGCGGACTATGACccggaggaagaggaacgcaGAGCTTATAACCTCAAGATGGAAAAGATTGAGAGTGCGGAAATCTTGAGAGAGCGGAATACAGAAGGTAtgagccaggaggagcagcgaCGGAACCAGAGCTTCACCCAGAGCCTCGTCACCGCCGTTGTTGACAACCTCCAAATATCCATCAAGAACGTGCACTTTCGATACGAGGACTCGATTGCTTCACCAGGTCACCCTTTCGCCGTCGGTCTTACACTGAAGGAACTTAGCGCTGTGAGCACTGACTCCGAGTGGAACCCTACTTTCATCCAATCGACCTCCACTACCACCCACAAACTAGCTACACTGGGTGCGCTATCAGTATATTGGAACACTGATGCCGAGCTTCTGGGCACAGGGCGAGGCTCTGACCTAGGGGCAGAAGCACAAGGCATTAGTCACGCGGAGCTGATTGAGAAACTAAGAACTTTCATCGAGAGCGAAGAGAGCCAGCAGTTTATGCTTCGCCCCGTCAGTGGCCGTGCTGGCTTGGAGTTGGATAAGTCAGGAAAGCATGACCGGCCAGCCATCAAGACACGATTACTGTTTGATGAGCTTAGTTTCGTTCTGGACGATGATCAATACCGCGATGCTCTAATGCTAGTCGATCTTTTCCATTACTTTCTTCGTCATCAGGAATACAAGAAGCTCCAGCCGAAATGCAGACCGAAAGAGGACCCCCGGGCGTGGTTCAGATTCGCCGGAGAAGCGGTTCTCAGCAAAATTCACGATCGAAACAGGCGCTGGTCGTGGGACTATATCAAAGAACGACGGGACGACCGTATAGCCTACATCCATctgttcaagaagaaaaagcggGAGGAACCCTTGTCTCCACAGGAGGCAGAGGATTTTGAACGTCTAGAACGAAAGCTGAGTTACGAGGATATTCGATTCTGGAGGTCATTGGCGAGAAATCAACTGCGAAAGGAAAATATTGGCCTCAAGAAGCCCGCGCGCCAGCAAACTTGGTCGGAATGGATATGGGgcaccaagaaggaggaatctGAAGAGACCACGATGACCGAAGAGCAACGGCAAGAACTCTATAATGCCATTGActgggatgagaagaaagcGATCGCCGAGAGTGTCGAAGTGCCGAGAGAGTGGGTAAAGCTTCAGGTCAACTCCGGTCTCAGAGCCGGAAGCTTCACATTGAGGCGTGATCCCCACGGAAAGTGCAGTGAAGTCATGAAATTGGTGTTTGACAATCTACGAGCGAAGGCTTTGCAGCGCCCGGATTCCTTCTTCATTGAAGTTGACCTGGGTGGACTCAGAGTGTATGACGGAACAACCGAGGGTAGTCTCTTTCCACAGAtagtcaaggtcaaggatTCTCTCCCACAGTCCGAGGACAGTCAAACGCAGCCCCCTGACGGCGGCGAGTTGCATCCGGAAGCCAACGAGGAGTACGAGGAGGCTGAGGATAACCTGTTTCAATTCCAGCTTGAGAAGAACCCACTGGAGGGTGACGCCGACTCGGTGGTGAGAGTCAAGATGAAGAGTATCGAGGTCATCTATAATCCGAGGTTCCTTGTGGAGATTGTTAAATTCTTCGAGCCCCCTGAGCGACACATGGAGTCCATTGGAGCCCTCTTGGACTCGGCTGGAGCGACTGTCGAGGAAATCCGCCAGCAAACCCGAGCAGGCTTGGAGTTTGCCCTGGAGGAGCACAAGAAGGTCGACGCTCACTTCGACATACACGCACCCCTCATTATAGTGCCAGAAAGCATTACACAAGAAAGCTCCCTCTGTCTCATCTTGGACGCAGGTCACATCAGTGTCAATAGTGAACTGGTCGATAGGCAGACCATGCGAGACCTCCAGGCCAAGCAGAAGCGGCAATACGTTGAAAACGACTACAAGGAACTGGAGCACTTGCTATACGATAGATTCCTTCTTAAGCTTGACTCCACCCAGGTCTTGATCGGCCCCGGAGTTGAGAGTACCAAATCGCAACTCACGTCCGAGGTCATGAACCGAAACTTTCATATTATCGATCGTATAAACGTGGACTTTGTCTTGGAACTGTGTATAATACCGAAAAGCACCGAGCTCACCAGGACTCGAATATCAGGCCATCTGCCGGAGTTACACGCTTCGATGTCTGACACAAAGTACAAGGGTCTGATGAAATTGATTGACATCGCGATTCCACGATTTGACGAGGGAGGTGTTTCCGATTGTCCGCCCGCGAAGAGCTCGAGTGAATCGACAACAACAAGTAATAGAGCAAGATCGGCTTCCTTCCAGCCCTCAGTACCCAGGGAACTGCCGGTCGTCGACGAAGATTCCGATTCCGAGACAGATCACGagcagacaaagaaaagtGTCGATAGACTACTCAACATTCACCGCAAAGAATTTGAGTTTAAGTTCACGGTTGGCTGTCTTCGTGGCTCACTGTTCCGGTCGGATCCAGATGACCAGTTTCGAGACCAATTGTTGGTAGAGCTTGTTGCTGAAGGTTTCGAATTAGACTATTACACGCGACCGTTCGATATGGTCGCAGAGATCGTTTTGCAGTCTCTGAGCGTGGACGACTATATCGAGGAAAACCCCATTCCTGACTTCAAGAGGATCATTTCTTCCAAGGGATTCGACGCAGACGAAGATAAGGACCTCTTTCACCTCAAATTTGTACGAGTCAAGCCCGATTCACCCGAGTTTTCGTCTACCTACGAAGGTATAGCAATGAACCTTGATATGTCCATATCTACCATAAACCTTGTGGTCACTAGGAAGACACTTCTCACCCTGCTGGATTTTGTTCTCCTCACCTTCACAAGCCCAGAGCAGCCCAGAACCCAGAAGCCGTCCTCCGACGAGACTGTCCAGGACACCACTGTTCTCACCCAGGACACAGAACAGCCGGGAAAAATTCGGATCAAAGCTGACTTGAAGAGCATCGCCCTTATTCTAAACAATGACGGCGTCAGACTTGCTACACTGAGTCTTAACACTGCGGACGTGGGACTTAATATTGTTGGCCGCTCAATGCTTATCCAGTCTCGAATCGGTAGCTTAACCCTCATTGACGATGTCAATACCGGCGCCTCAGCCACCTCCGACCTGCGGAGGCTTCTAACCATTGAGGGTGATAACTTCGCTGATTTCAAATACGAGACCTTTGATCCCGAGAGCACAAATTATCCCGGTTATGACTCTGAGGTCTATCTGAGATCGGGTTCTATCAAAATCAATTTCCTCGAAGAACCATATCGCAAGATCATCAATTTCCTTGTCAAATTCGGCAAGATGCAGGCTATCTTCAATGCTGCTCGCCAGGCGGCGGCTAGTCAAGCCAACCAGCTGCAAGAGAATGCATCTAAGATGCGATTTGACGTCGTTGTCAAAACTCCAATCTTGGTATTTCCCGGTGCCGTGAGACCTGATCGACCCCGCGACACAGTCACTGCTCATCTTGGAGAGATTTATGCTAAGAACACTTTCGTTCCtctggatgaagatgcggaAAGTCCCGCCGTTAACCTGATTTCTTCAGGTATACGCAATATCCGTCTAACATCCAAGTTCCACTTCGAGGAAGATGTAGTcgaagagctggagatgattcAGAAAGTCAACTTGGAGTTCAGCATCTGTTATCTTGAGCATCAGAATGATAATCCACGTCCAGATATGGAAATCGAAGGGTCTATGTCTCCCATAAACCTTAGAGTGTCGCAAAAGCAGCTCAAATTTttgctagagctctcgaaAACTGTGCCCGGCGCTTTCTCAACCGACTACGAGCAGCAAGAACTCGAGGCCTTTGAAGATCTTCCTACGTCTGTAACAGACACAAGCAAAGGAGCAGATTGGAAACTCGCGCAGACCCCCCAGGAACATGAAAGGATCGCTGAAGGATCGGGTTCGGACGACGAGACATGGGCTAAGCTGGATATGCTTTTCAAGGTAGATAGTGTCGGCCTGGAACTTATTCTTGCAAAGGACGACGAGCCAGTGGGTGATCTGGAGGGCTCGAGCCTGTCGAAGTTTTCGCTGAATGACACCCAAGTCAAGTTGCGCATGCTTACCGATGGGTCTCTGGAATCCGAGCTCTTGATTCACTCCCTGTCTGTTCGCGACAGCCGCAATCAGGACACGAACAAATTCAGGAAGATCATGTCACTGATCAATAACGATGTGCAACAGCAATTCATGGCTAGTCTCTCTATGTCGCCTGGGCCAGAGAAACATCTTATTGCGATGTTGACGATCGACAGCCCACGTATCATACTGGCGCTGGACTATTTGTCCGCTTTGCAGTCATTTATGAACTCGGTTTTCACTGCAGAGGAGCCGATTGCCGTAGAAGAGATTGAGGAGGCTGATGAAACATCTGAGCCAAGATCCAGTTCCACAGAAAGTCCAGACCAAACTGCCACCGCCACCCCAGGCGAGGACTCGACAAGCTCGGCCGCCAAGACGACGATTTCATTCAGAGTGAACCTTGTTGACGCCCAGATTATCATGATTGCCAACCCTGCCATCGCACATACCGAGGCTATAGTGCTTGGTACAAAGCAAGTACTCTTCTCCCAGCAAAACGTCTCTACACTGCAGATCAACAAAGTCGGCATGTTCTTGTGTCGCATGGACAAGTTCGAGACCAGTAGGCTGCGGATTTTGGACGATTTTACACTGGAGCTGTCCATGGATAGTCGGCCACAGGAGAAAGGCCCATCGTTAACTTCCATAGACGTGCACATTGAACCGTTGGTGCTGCGCCTTTCCCTCAGAGACATCTTGATGGCACTACAGATTGTCAATAAGGCCTCCGAAATGAGAGCAAACAGGTCACAGGAAATAGAAAGCGGCGACGTGAAGAGAGTATCAGATGGTAGACAACCCAGCGCAAAGTCCACTCGAAGGAGATCAAGCGCTGCGCGGTCGTCACATGCTCCTGCCTTGAAATCAAGGCGAGCATCGGGGGCAAGCGGCAAACCGGCTAGCCAAAGAGCTGCTTCAGAACGCTCAGCTATACTGAAGCGCGAAGAACTGAGCGCGCAGATCGACGGCGTCAGAGTGATTCTCATAGGGGACTTGCATGATCTTCCATTACTCGACTGGAGCGTCAAAAAATTCACCGTCGATGTTCGCGATTGGTCGTCTGCACTGAATGCTGACACTAGCTTCGATACCTTCATCAACGTTTACAATTTCTCCAAGTCGGCCTGGGAACCGCTCATTGAACCCTGGCAACTCGGCTTTCACGTCGCCAAGGAGGTCGACCCAGAAGTCTTTTCAATCGATGCCTACTCACATAAGAACATGGAGCTCACTGTGACCTCGGCTACAATTGCATTGGCATCCAAGTCCTTCCAATTTCTTTCAACTGATCAAGATGTTCTTTCCAAGCCCCGCGGAGCCGACGCTCCCTATCGGATTCGCAATCATACCGGCTTCGATCTTCGTGTCTGGGCGGATGTCAGCACCAGAGAGGAAGGTCCGGCTGCTAAGCTCTCTGACGGCGAAGAATACCCTTGGAGATTTGAAGACTCGACTGCGGTACGTGAGACTCTTGCACCTGAAGGCCAAGGCGGCGTTGTCGGGGTGAAACTCGAAGGGAGCGGCTTCGAGAGCATCAACCGCATTCCTGTGGCTAGGGAGGGTGAATTCTTGTATAGCCTCAAACCCAAGGCAGATGGTGTTCTCCATAGGCTTCTAGTCGAAGTTAAACTGGGTACCGACAACGTCAAGTATATTACCTTCCGCTCGCCTCTGGTTATCGAAAACAACACTCAAATACCAGTAGAGCTGGGTATCTTAAATCACAAGGAAGGACATCTCCTCAAGATTGAGAAGATTCTTCCTGGGGATGCTCGACCTGCACCTGTAGGCGCCGCCTACTTGCATTCAGTCCTCATCCGTCCTGACCAGGGCTTTGGATATGAATGGTCAACAGAACCGCTGCACTGGAAGGATCTTCTGCGGCGACCTACTCGCACAATCAAGTGCATCAGCGAAAGCGGACAGCAGGCTCCGCCCTTCTACTTCCAAATGAATGCCACCTACAACTCAAAAGATTCCTTGACGAACGTCTATCCTTACATGCGTATACGTATTTTCGCTCCGGTGGAGATTGAGAATCTACTACCATATGATTTCAAATACCGCATTTACGACAAGAACACAAGAAAGGATTGGACAAATTTCCTAAGGAAGGGTGGCGTCAGCCCGGTCCATGTTGTTGAGCTATCTCATCTACTCCTCCTCAGTATCGACCTAGAGGACACCGTCTTCAGGCAAAGCGAATTCGCCATAATTAACGGAAATGCACAAGATTATCGAAGGGAACACATGCTCTCACTCAAGGATGAACAAGGGATTCCATTAAGACTAAAGCTCCATTACTTCAACGTTCCAGATAGTGGAGGCGCTTTCAAGGTGTCGATCTACAGTCCGTATCTTATCTTGAACAAGACAGGAATGCCGATGGAGATCCAGAGCAAGGCCTTCTTGCAGTCAGCACGCTCCGCAGCTGGTGAGGGCCTGAACCCCGACCCAAGACATGGCGGGCGGGCTCTCCCATACATGTATGCTTATCAATCGGATGATCCGAAGAACCGATCTATCTTGAAGATAGGAGATTCCGCCTGGAGCAAGCCACAGAGTTTTGAGGCTCTTGGGAGCAACTTTGAAGTTGTCTTGTCCGATAGGCAAGGGAAGTCCGAGTTCCATGCAGGGGTGTCTGTTACGGAAGGTGAAGGTAAATATAAGATGACTAAAGTTGTCACTATTTCTCCTCGCTTCATCCTGAAAAACAAGCTGAGTGAAGAAATTCTGGTCCGCGAACCCGGCTCATCAAGCGTGCTTACCATCAAGAGTGGCAATTTGGTGCCCCTGCATTTCCTGCGCCAGATTGCAGAGAAACAACTTTGCCTGTGCTTCCCCGGCGTTAACAATCAGTGGTCATCTCCTTTCAACATTGCAGACGTTGGAACAGTACATGTGAAACTTGCCAAGGCAAATCAACGTCAGAGGCTTATCAAGGTTGATATCATCATGGAAGGCGCTACACTTTTTATCCACTTGAGTTTGGAAACTCGAAATTGGCCCTTCTCCATGCGGAATGAGAGTGATTCCGAATTTATCTTCTACCAAGCTGTGAGCATCTCTGCGCGATATATGACTCGTATACATGCTAACACACAGACTGTCTTTATAGAATCCATAcgtggaggatgacgaggacgataGAACAAGTGGCTGGCGGCCAATTCGCTACCGGCTCCCGCCTCGCAGCATCATGCCATATGCATGGGATTATCCCGCTACGAAGAACAAGTCTCTCGTCTTGACATGTAATGGAAAGGAAAGGCATATCAGGCTCACCGAGATTGGCAACCTGATACCGATGAGAATACCGCCTTCACGACCTGGGGAGCCGCAAAAGATTGTTGATATTAACATCGTGGCTGACGGGCCGACCCAAACCCTCGTCTTGTCAAATTTTAAGCAATCCCGAAGTCTTTATAAGCAACAGAAGGCACAGACATCCCAGACTAGTGTGTCAACAGGCTTTGAGGTAAAGGAACTGGACTCGGACGTCAATTTCAAAGCTCAGCTACGTCTGGCGGGTATTGGGGTCTCGTTGATCAACAAGAACCTGAAGGAGCTGCTATATCTCACTTTCCGCGAAATCGAGATCAAATTTAGAGAATCAAGGGTTTACCAGACTTTGAACACAACGATCAAATGGATACAGATCGATAATCAACTTTATGGGGGCATTTTCCCCATATTGTTGTATCCAAGTGTTGTGCCAAAGACCggaaaggagatggaggcACATCCGATCTTTCACGCCATGGTTACACGCGTAAAAGACGACTCTTACGGTGTACTTTACATTAAGTATGCCACGGTACTACTTCAACAGATGACACTTGAGCTCGATGAGGACTTCATTTTCGCCATGCTTGATTTTGCAAAGGTCCCTGGTGCCTCATGGTCCGAAGAGCAGGAAGGAAAACTCTGCGATGAAGATCTAAAAATCCCAGAACCGCAAAATGAAAGTGCTAGCCAAGATGTTTACTTTGAGCTCCTTCATTTGCAGCCTATGCAGTTGGATATCTCCTTCATGCGGACGGAGAGGGTTAATGCGGAGAATAACATGCAGCCCTCCAACCCCCTCATGTTCTTTGTCAATGTTATATCCATGTCAATGGGCAACATCAACGACGCCCCCGTTCGTCTCAATGCTCTTATGTTAGAGAACGCTCGTGTCTCTTTTGGAATCCTTCTGAACAATATTCAGAGTCATTACACTCAGGAGTTCCTTCGCCAAGTCCACGTCATTCTTGGGTCGGCGGATTTCCTGGGAAATCCAGTTGGTCTGTTCAATAACGTCAGCTCTGGTGTTGCTGCGATCTTCTACGAGCCGTATCAGGGACTGGTCATGACCGATCGGCCTCAGGAACTGGGCATGGGTATTGCAAAAGGCGCTACAAGTTTTGTCAAGAAGTCCGTCTTTGGTTTCTCAGACAGTATGGCCAAATTCACCGGAAGCATGTCCAAGGGACTTGCGGTCGCTACGCTAGACAAAGAATTTCAAGATCAGCGACGAATGTCGAAGTCTCGAAATCGGCCAAAGCATGCATTGTATGGTCTCACCGCCGGTGGAAATGCATTCGCAAACAGCTTAGCAAGCGGCATTGGAGGACTTGCTCGCCACCCGCTACAGGGTGCGGAGAAAGAAGGTCTCCAAGGTTTCATCAAGGGTGTCGGCAAGGGTGTACTTGGACTGGCCACCAAGCCGGCAATAGGCGCCTTCGACCTTGCCTCTAGTACGTCCATTCCTCAAGAAAATGAAGATGTTCATGCTGACTGTTGTCTAGATCTCGCCGAGGGCGTCCGAAACACCACGACAGTGTTTGACGCGGAAGGTCTTGACCGTGTTCGCCTAACCCGTTTCATTGCCACGGACGGTATAGTGCGGCCATACTCACAGCGCGAGGCTTTGGGTCAATTTTGGCTCAAGACAGCCGACGACGGCAAGTATTTCAACGAAGATTACATTGCGCACTTGGAGCTGCCAGGCAAGGACATGCTGGTCATGTTGACGTACGACCGAATAATGCTTGTGCGCAGCAAGAGGCTTCGAACAGAATGGGATATCCGATTAACAGACATCCAAACCATTTCCAAGGAACGGACTGGTATGAGCATTACGCTGAAAGGTGGCGCAAACGGACCTTTCATTCCCGTGCAAGACGAAAGCTCGAGGAATTGGCTGTACCGTCAGATCGCCATTGGTAGGTCTCCCCCGATAACCTGCAGAGTGAATGGTTGCTAACCATCTGAAACAAAAGCTGTCAACGCATTCAATGAAAGGTACAATACGAGAGTTTGAGTTGAGATCTACTTCCATTTTAAATGATCAGGCCACGTCTCTTTCTCAAGACAATGTCATGAAGGGGACGAACACGAGGATGTGTGATGCATTAACTTACTTGGTCAGATTGCACACTCGCATTCCGTTCTTCAAAGTATATACTTCTACTACAGCCCTTTTATTGATGAGCATGATATTGTCAATGTACATAGTTCACACTTTTTTTAATGAAAACTAGACCACTTGATCTTTCTTATAGTGTCAAAGTAGACTACAGAGTTTATTACACCACCATCTGTAACTATACATCCGTCTCAAGGCTAATTTGAGGTGTCTTCTAGTGAATGTAGTCGAAAGGCATGCTCAGATTCATAAAGTCGTGCTTAGACGAAGTGTCCATTTCATCACATACGTGAAGATAAATTTACCTAAGAGAAAATAATGCAAACATGGGTATCATCAATTTCCCAGACGAACGCGAGAAACAGAGGCTCTCAGGAAACTCGAAGTAGTTGAGACAAAGGCGGATATGTCACTTGCCCTCGGCACGCTCCACAAGCCTGTCTTCCAGACCCATAGGCTCCCATATATCCTTCGCTTTCTTGTTTTGAACCCAGACGACATCTCCCTGGACGAAAGCGACAACTCCGCCCTTCCCGGTGGCGCTTGCTGTGATGCGGAACAGGGGCTGGCCGTTCTGCGGGTGCGCTTCCCGCAGGGGAAGTATGATAAGACCCTGTTCCATGCACCAAGATTCAAGAATATCCTTGAAGGCGATTTCCTCGACGACCTTGGGTTTGCGAGACGGGGCAGGCGCCTCTGGAGCGGCGTGGGGCACGTCTTCTGGGGGCGCCGGTTGCGCTGCGGCGTTGGGGACTGGCAGCTCGGTGGCGGGGTCGTCCAGGCGGGACGCAAGGTCCATTTGCTGGAGACCTTTGTTCCattcgtcgtcgacgacggcgaGCTCGCTGATCTCTGCCGGGATCTGGGTGCGCCACCAGGTGAACCATTCGCCGACCTCTTCGAAGTTTGGATCATTGGTAAGCCAGATGTATAGGATCTTATGCCATTTAGGGAAGAATTCTGCCACcaaaagaaggccaaggacgTTGGGTCTGAAGAATCCTTTCCACTTAAGGATATCCTCCAAAGCAGTCAAGTCCTGATCTTGAGGGTTTACCTCGAAGTCGTCACGCAGGTGACTCGCAAGTCGGGGTAGCAGGCTGTTACGTAGGGTAACATCGAACTCGGATCCTAGCGCGTCTCGCCAGAGTTCAATACCACTTATCAGACCCTTACGGAGATCCCACGATTTCAGAATCTCACGGAACTTCTTTTTCGCGTCTGAAAGGAGACCCGTGGGTTGTCTCGGATTAGTGTGACGCTCGTCCAAGTATTGGAGCCAAGTGAAGAGCCACCAAGGAGAGCGCGAGCCCTGATGGGAAGAGGGATGAcgcctgctgctgctcctgggCTTCCACTCTTTCAGGCCGCTGCTGAGCTTGGGGACGACGAGCTGGTCGAGCACGTTTGCGAATACAAAGTTGGGTAGAATCTCTTTCCAGGATACGATGAGTGATGTGGCAGGGGACGGGTCGTACACGTCCCAGTCGTTAATGAGCGCAGAGCGGACTCGGGGGAGCCAAAGAGTGTAGATCATAGTTTCATATGGCGACGTCGCTTGTCTTGACACGGCTTCGTCAtttttcttcctgctcagaAGGGgctgaagacgacgaagattGGATACAAGGAATGTCggctcttgaagaggatccCAATCCTCCATCGCTTGGCGGAAGAGCGGGTGAATAGCAGCGACCGCCGTCTCTGATAGTCGATACTCATCGATCTCGCTTCGGTACTTCATCTCTATCGACTCGAGCTTGCTGGTTAATTCATCAAACCTTGCAAGCGTACTGTCTTCTTCGAAAATCTCCAGCTGCCCAATGGCCGTGATAAGATTCGTGAGTTGATCCGTCTTGAGCTGATTGGTGTCCAGTTGTTCCACGATCTGAGCTTCCTCCAACTCAGCAAACTTCTTTCGTTCCGTCAATCCTTTCCATTCATCCGCAAACGCTTCAAGGTCGTGACGCGCTCTTCGTGCGATTTTCAACGCCTCCCCTTCACCTTGATTGACAAACTCCAAAGGAGTCATCAGGCCGGCTGTGGAGGTCAGAACTCGCTGTTCCTTGCCAGTGGCGTCAATCAGCGACTTTAGCACATTTGGCACCTCCAGACCATCCATATCCGCCTCAATTTCGCGGGCGGTTCTGAAACGAGGTTTCGCTCGAGAGACAGGTGTCCCCGTCCCACTCCTGCTCTCCCGTTGAcgttcttccttctttttccttcttctcatccgtTCTTCATCTGAACTGTCTTCGACAACTTCACCTCGGGCAGCTGCTtgtcgcttctcctcctctcgaGCTTGTTTCGTTTTCTCGCGAACGGCACCCAACCCAGCGCCCGTCGGCCGCGCTTGCGCCTCGATCGGGGCGACAATACCCTGTCCACTTGCACCCAaaccttgcccttctttGTAACCCATCTTAGCCATCATACGCGCAGCAAAAGAATTCCCTCTACCAGTGATGGGTTTGCTGCTATTGGCGTTTCCGCCTCGGGGGGCTGCGGTGGCTGACTGCATGTTGACATTCCAGGGATTA
The Aspergillus fumigatus Af293 chromosome 4, whole genome shotgun sequence DNA segment above includes these coding regions:
- a CDS encoding putative G-patch domain protein (TFIP11) produces the protein MESPTSSSFAGQKRKIVEMSSDEEDARPPTGFRRFARASSRSESPPSFGLGSARRNPWNVNMQSATAAPRGGNANSSKPITGRGNSFAARMMAKMGYKEGQGLGASGQGIVAPIEAQARPTGAGLGAVREKTKQAREEEKRQAAARGEVVEDSSDEERMRRRKKKEERQRESRSGTGTPVSRAKPRFRTAREIEADMDGLEVPNVLKSLIDATGKEQRVLTSTAGLMTPLEFVNQGEGEALKIARRARHDLEAFADEWKGLTERKKFAELEEAQIVEQLDTNQLKTDQLTNLITAIGQLEIFEEDSTLARFDELTSKLESIEMKYRSEIDEYRLSETAVAAIHPLFRQAMEDWDPLQEPTFLVSNLRRLQPLLSRKKNDEAVSRQATSPYETMIYTLWLPRVRSALINDWDVYDPSPATSLIVSWKEILPNFVFANVLDQLVVPKLSSGLKEWKPRSSSRRHPSSHQGSRSPWWLFTWLQYLDERHTNPRQPTGLLSDAKKKFREILKSWDLRKGLISGIELWRDALGSEFDVTLRNSLLPRLASHLRDDFEVNPQDQDLTALEDILKWKGFFRPNVLGLLLVAEFFPKWHKILYIWLTNDPNFEEVGEWFTWWRTQIPAEISELAVVDDEWNKGLQQMDLASRLDDPATELPVPNAAAQPAPPEDVPHAAPEAPAPSRKPKVVEEIAFKDILESWCMEQGLIILPLREAHPQNGQPLFRITASATGKGGVVAFVQGDVVWVQNKKAKDIWEPMGLEDRLVERAEGK